The Thermotoga caldifontis AZM44c09 genomic interval AGAAGAGAAAACGCTGAGCGTTCTGTTCCTGGACCTTGACAAGTTCAAAAGCGTGAACGATCTGTACGGACATCACACGGGAGATGAGGTTTTGAAACGCGTCGCCTGCAGGCTCGAAAGGTGCGTGAGGGCGAGCGACATGGTGTCAAAGTTCGGGGGAGACGAGTTCGTGATCTTGGCGTACGACTGTTCAAAACCAAAGGCAAAGCTCCTCGCAGAAAGGCTCATAAAGGCTGTAGAAGAACCCATAAAGGTGGGCGATCTCACCTTCGAACTGAGCGCGTCGGTCGGCGTTGCCACCTTCCCGGAAGATGGTGGCGAACTGGCCGAACTGATACGTCTCTCGGACGAAAGACTTTACATGGCCAAGAAGGGCCGTTCGAAAATCGTTGTGAGCGGTTGAATCTCTGTCATCTTTCCCTCACGTTGAGGACATCCTGCGTGTTAGAATGCCTACTGTGATGAATCATCTCCTGGGAGGAACGAGCGATGCTGAAGATCGTTTTTGTCGGTGCTGGAAGTGTTCGGTACACCATAAAACTGGTTGGGGACCTCGCCACCCAGCAAAAACTTCACGGTTCAAAGCTCGTTTTGATGGACATAGATGAAGAAAGGCTGAAAGCCACGCACGTTCTTGTGAGAAAGTATTTAGACGAACTCGGCGCGGAGTTCGAGGTGGAAAGCACCAGGGATCTTGAACGTGCACTCGAAGGAGCGCAATTTGTGATAAACACAGCGCTCGCGCGAGCCGAAGGGCACGAAGATGGTTACGTTCAGTACGAAATCGTGAGGCAGATTGGAGAAAAACATGGCTATTACAGGGGCATAGACAACGATGGGTTGAACATGGTCTCGGATTACTACACGCTCTCGAACTACAACCATTTGAAGATGAACTTGGAAATAGCTAGGGCTGTCGAGCGAGTCGCACCGGACGCGTGGCTGCTTCAAACTTCGAACCCGGTTCTTGAAATAACTCAACTCGTTAAACGACTCACCAGAGTCAAGATCGTCGGCCTGTGCCACGGATACGCGCACGTGTTCAACATCGCCAGAACGATCGGACTCGATATCGACAAACTCGACTGGCAGGTCGCTGGAGTGAACCACGCGATATTCCTGAACAGGTTCAGATACGACGGAAAAAACGCCTATCCCATCCTGGACGAATGGATCGAGAAGAACGCGAAGAGCTTGGAATCGAAAAGCCCCTGGGATCTGGATTTTTCCCCTGCAGCGATAGATATGTACAGATTCTACGGCATGTACCCCATCGGCGATACGGTCAGATCGGGTGGATGGAAGTACCACTTCGATCTGGAGACGAAGAGAAGATGGTACGGCGAGCATGGTGGTATAGACAACGAAATCGAAAGGCCCAGGTTCTACGAACAGCTGAGAGAAACCAGAAGAAAACTGATTCAGCTCGCAAAGCAAGTGGAGGACGAACCTTCGATATGTTTGACCCGAATGTGGCCGGAAGTGTTCACGATCAGAGGTGAAAGCGTCGAACAACACGTTCCGTTCATCAACGCCATCGCGAACGGTGAAAGAACACGGCTCGTCCTGAACGTTGAAAACAGAGGTACCATCCCTCATATAGCAGATGACGTCGTGGTGGAAGTTCCTGTGATCGTCGATGGGAACGGACTCCACCCTGAAAAGATCGATCCACCATTGAATGAAAGGATACTGAAGT includes:
- the aglA gene encoding alpha-glucosidase AglA; the encoded protein is MLKIVFVGAGSVRYTIKLVGDLATQQKLHGSKLVLMDIDEERLKATHVLVRKYLDELGAEFEVESTRDLERALEGAQFVINTALARAEGHEDGYVQYEIVRQIGEKHGYYRGIDNDGLNMVSDYYTLSNYNHLKMNLEIARAVERVAPDAWLLQTSNPVLEITQLVKRLTRVKIVGLCHGYAHVFNIARTIGLDIDKLDWQVAGVNHAIFLNRFRYDGKNAYPILDEWIEKNAKSLESKSPWDLDFSPAAIDMYRFYGMYPIGDTVRSGGWKYHFDLETKRRWYGEHGGIDNEIERPRFYEQLRETRRKLIQLAKQVEDEPSICLTRMWPEVFTIRGESVEQHVPFINAIANGERTRLVLNVENRGTIPHIADDVVVEVPVIVDGNGLHPEKIDPPLNERILKFYLIPRILRMEWALEAFISGDRRVLEEILLRDVRTRSYHQVQTVLDEIMDLPFNKRMKEHYSAK